A DNA window from Helianthus annuus cultivar XRQ/B chromosome 15, HanXRQr2.0-SUNRISE, whole genome shotgun sequence contains the following coding sequences:
- the LOC110912414 gene encoding calcium/calmodulin-regulated receptor-like kinase 2 — protein sequence MVQKADLVIIGVCVGVAVGIFLASLAFFGIRWYKRRAHLRKCAIDHGASTLPIRQNGVDTSNVLSESFPNSVTVKVVTYPAKTSPLSKWNKNNKEQLVSASGLPRYSYKDIQKATKNFTTILGQGSFGPVYKATMPAGEVVAVKALAADSKQGETEFQTEVSLLGRLHHRNLVNLVGYCVDKGQRMLIYEYMSNGSLASFLYSEEKRALNWQERLQIALDISHGIEYLHDGAVPPVIHRDLKSANILLDHLVRAKVADFGLSKEEVFDGRNSGLKGTYGYIDPVYISTNKFTMKSDIYSFGIILFELITAIHPQQNLIEYVNLAAMSSDGIDEILDKELVGEYDPEDVRSLARIANRCLHKTPRKRPSIGEVSQAIARLKQRRLVREDSTMSFASEEFSEVVGRIELQQNQLKKMTSIAES from the exons ATGGTTCAAAAAGCTGATTTGGTGATCATCGGAGTGTGTGTTGGTGTGGCGGTTGGCATTTTTCTAGCGTCACTTGCATTCTTTGGCATTAGATGGTACAAAAGGCGTGCTCATCTCAGAAAGTGTGCGATTGATCACGGTGCATCAACTCTTCCTATACGCCAAAATGGTGTAGACACAAGTAACGTCTTGAGTGAATCTTTTCCAAACTCCGTTACTGTTAAAGTTGTAACCTATCCTGCAAAAACTTCCCCGCTCTCTAAATGGAACAAAAACAACAAAGAACAGTTAGTTTCAGCCTCTGGTTTGCCAAGATATTCTTACAA GGACATACAAAAAGCTACCAAAAACTTTACGACCATTTTGGGACAAGGGTCTTTTGGTCCAGTATACAAAGCAACGATGCCTGCTGGTGAAGTCGTTGCTGTGAAGGCTCTTGCTGCTGACTCCAAACAAGGGGAGACAGAATTTCAAACCGAG GTATCTCTTCTGGGAAGGTTGCACCACAGAAACCTGGTAAATCTAGTCGGATATTGTGTAGATAAAGGACAACGCATGTTAATATATGAATACATGAGTAACGGAAGCCTCGCAAGTTTTCTATATA GTGAAGAAAAACGAGCATTGAATTGGCAAGAAAGACTTCAAATTGCCCTCGATATATCACATGGAATAGAGTATCTTCATGATGGG GCGGTTCCACCTGTCATACATCGAGACTTGAAGTCTGCAAATATATTGCTAGACCACTTAGTGAGAGCCAAG GTTGCTGATTTTGGTCTATCGAAAGAAGAGGTTTTTGATGGTAGAAATTCAGGCCTTAAAGGCACATACGGGTACATCGATCCTGTATATATATCCACAAACAAGTTCACAATGAAAAGTGACATCTACAGTTTTGGGATCATCTTATTTGAACTCATTACCGCCATTCACCCACAACAAAATCTCATAGAATATGTCAATCTA GCAGCTATGAGCTCAGATGGGATCGATGAGATTCTCGACAAGGAGCTTGTCGGTGAGTATGATCCTGAAGATGTAAGAAGCTTGGCACGAATAGCAAACAGATGCTTGCATAAGACGCCAAGAAAACGGCCTTCGATTGGGGAGGTTTCACAGGCTATAGCGAGGCTAAAACAAAGGCGGTTGGTTAGGGAAGATAGTACAATGTCGTTTGCGAGTGAAGAGTTCTCGGAGGTTGTTGGGCGCATTGAGTTACAGCAAAATCAGTTGAAAAAGATGACAAGCATTGCTGAATCTTGA
- the LOC110912413 gene encoding vegetative cell wall protein gp1 gives MSSWVSFILLVYLCFSFNGVSGARHRKKKHPTAVLTGTVYCDTCFRQEVPKSTHLISGATVAVECGSDDEKPRFKEEVKTNEKGEFEAKLPPYVSKNAEKIKACSVRLIHSNEQNCAVAATATSSEIHFKSKKAGTHVFSAGFFTFKPQLCNEKDLIPPTGGGMLPPLPVPDLPIPSLVPPVPQLPGVPLPDLPIPSLVPPVPQLPGVPLPPNTRQKHSEKNKLSDQKTFGFPFPPNPFQPPTLPPLPLVPSPPSIFPPLPFQPPPPSLLPPIFPSPPPASLFPPLPFPPIPSLIPSPPPPPPPAFPIPLPPLPPLIPGFPPVPPASTHQHVGKTNP, from the exons ATGTCTTCTTGGGTTTCATTCATTCTCCTGGTATACTTGTGCTTCTCTTTCAACGGTGTCTCCGGTGCAAGACACCGAAAAAAGAAGCACCCTACAGCCGTTCTTACCGGAACGGTGTACTGTGACACCTGTTTCCGTCAAGAAGTACCCAAATCCACCCACTTGATCTCAG GCGCAACGGTGGCGGTGGAGTGTGGCAGCGATGATGAAAAACCGAGGTTCAAGGAAGAGGTGAAGACCAATGAAAAGGGCGAGTTCGAAGCTAAACTACCACCTTATGTCAGCAAAAATGCAGAGAAAATTAAGGCGTGTTCGGTTCGATTGATTCACAGCAACGAACAGAACTGTGCGGTGGCGGCCACCGCCACCTCATCAGAGATCCATTTCAAGTCAAAAAAAGCCGGAACCCATGTTTTCTCAGCCGGGTTCTTCACATTCAAACCGCAATTATGTAACGAGAAGGATTTGATCCCACCTACTGGTGGCGGGATGCTTCCTCCACTACCTGTACCGGACTTACCCATTCCATCCCTAGTTCCCCCCGTCCCACAACTCCCTGGGGTTCCCCTACCAGACTTACCCATTCCATCCCTAGTTCCCCCGGTCCCACAACTCCCGGGGGTTCCCCTACCACCCAATACCCGCCAAAAACATTCGGAAAAAAATAAATTGTCCGATCAAAAAACATTCGGGTTCCCCTTCCCTCCGAACCCGTTTCAACCACCCACACTCCCGCCACTGCCGCTAGTGCCATCGCCGCCATCGATATTTCCCCCACTCCCATTCCAACCACCACCGCCGTCGTTGCTTCCTCCTATTTTCCCGTCACCACCACCGGCGTCGTTGTTTCCACCACTACCCTTTCCGCCAATACCGAGTTTGATTCcgtcgccaccgccaccgcctccaccaGCGTTCCCGATTCCTCTACCTCCATTGCCTCCTCTGATTCCGGGATTTCCTCCCGTCCCGCCTGCGTCTACACATCAACATGTTGGGAAAACCAACCCTTGA